In Camelina sativa cultivar DH55 chromosome 17, Cs, whole genome shotgun sequence, the genomic stretch GTTCCTCAAGCGACTCCTGCGTTTTCCAATTTCAGTATCCATCAGCCCATTAGATACAATTTCCAGACACAGCAGCAAAATCTCAACTTCCCTCATCCGCAGTTTGGCGGTAATGTTGAAGTCATTCGAATTGATAATGCTGTCAACAAGACGCGTAATTCGCTAATTGCTGCTGGAGAGAACGTTTCTTCGACTAGGGTTTGGCAATTGGTTCACTCACAACTTCAAGCTGATTCTTTAGGGATGCATATGCAAGATGTTCCTTCGCTTCGCCAACTTATGTCCCTTGAAGGCAAGGTAAAGCTTGAAACTTTATTCATTAAGAACAGAACAGAGCCTATCTATTGTAAAGTTGATTCCTTTTAGGATTTATATGCTTCTTGATGTCCTGTAGATCATTGCATTTATTCACTGCTTCGTTGGGGCTAGAGGAATTGTGACCCTGTATGAATTGGAAGTGGCAATATGTCGAAACGAGGGCGTTGGTTGCTTTGATGATCTGGGATTGGGACCTTTGCTGCAGCATCCACTTGTCTCGCTCTATTTTCCATCCTTCTCTGGTTCTACTGGCCTAGTTCGGATCACTAGTGAGGAGATATTCACATTTCTTGATAGCTATCTGAACACTTATGATATTGACGATGTTAAGGTCGATGAATTCTTGAATTTTGTTGCTGTGAGAAAATCAGTTACAAGCAAAGAAAAGCTCGGTGTTCGTATTCAGAACTTGCGgtatgataattgttattttaggtTATCTAAAGTTGCGTATAAGTTACTTAGTTTGATGATATTAAGCTGGTTAGATAGCTTTGTTTTCAAAAGTCCAGCAATTTCGTTTGATCAGTTTTATAGTTTATCTATGccttaaatttgtttatttcaatTGTATGTAGAAATTGAAGTTTGGTTACAAGAAGTGGGTTGGTGGTTCGATTATGTTCTTAATTGATTCGTAATATAAACTGCATTAGCTTATTGAATCTGATTAATACATTTTATAGGATGTATGTATCTTTCATTCAAGACGCAAANTATGCAAGATGTTCCTTCGCTTCGCCAACTTATGTCCCTTGAAGGCAAGGTAAAGCTTGAAACTTTATTCATTAAGAACAGAACAGAGCCTATCTATTGTAAAGTTGATTCCTTTTAGGATTTATATGCTTCTTGATGTCCTGTAGATCATTGCATTTATTCACTGCTTCGTTGGGGCTAGAGGAATTGTGACCCTGTATGAATTGGAAGTGGCAATATGTCGAAACGAGGGCGTTGGTTGCTTTGATGATCTGGGATTGGGACCTTTGCTGCAGCATCCACTTGTCTCGCTCTATTTTCCATCCTTCTCTGGTTCTACTGGCCTAGTTCGGATCACTAGTGAGGAGATATTCACATTTCTTGATAGCTATCTGAACACTTATGATATTGACGATGTTAAGGTCGATGAATTCTTGAATTTTGTTGCTGTGAGAAAATCAGTTACAAGCAAAGAAAAGCTCGGTGTTCGTATTCAGAACTTGCGgtatgataattgttattttaggtTATCTAAAGTTGCGTATAAGTTACTTAGTTTGATGATATTAAGCTGGTTAGATAGCTTTGTTTTCAAAAGTCCAGCAATTTCGTTTGATCAGTTTTATAGTTTATCTATGccttaaatttgtttatttcaatTGTATGTAGAAATTGAAGTTTGGTTACAAGAAGTGGGTTGGTGGTTCGATTATGTTCTTAATTGATTCGTAATATAAACTGCATTAGCTTATTGAATCTGATTAATACATTTTATAGGATGTATGTATCTTTCATTCAAGACGCAAAGAGACAAGAAGGCGAAACATTAAAGATCTTGCTGACTGAACTGCATCAGAAGTATCGCATCCTCTCACCAAAGAAACAAGAGCAAGATAAGGATTATTGTGGCAAGCATACAAGTTTTGATTCATTGAGCTCGGAGGACGATGATAATGCTGAAGAGATTAATGTTAATAGTTATGAACGTTTCAGTACTTGTCCATATCCATCTGTTGCAGAAGAGATTAAGCGTCTTGGGAGCTCCAGTAAGAAAAGAAAGGCTGAGAGTCGTATTCGTGAAAAATCTGACTTTCACAAACTGCTTAGAAGAGACCCCTCTGAATTACGTAGAGGGCATGCGAAACAAGAGATACCGAAATTGGCAGATGATTCTGATGCTAAGCAGCTTTTCAGTCTCAGTGAGGCTGATTTCACACAATCTGAAGGAGCTCTGAGATTGTTCGTCTCAACTTGGAAGGACACATGTAAAGAGTTAAGCATGTCAATGGTAAGTCCATGTTGAGTATATCGTGATTGGATGACTCTTTATATCCTACATTAGATTTTTGCTTGAATCTGACAGTGAATCATCTTAAGTGAGGTATGCTTTACTCTCTAATACTCTCTTAATTTTGTAGTTTGTCGAGAAAGTATTGTCTACTTACAACTTGGGTGGATCCGAAGTACAAGCTCACGTTAAAACGGCTAAAGTGATGTCATCATTTCCATTTAATGGATTACTACATGTCGCTGTGAGTTAGTGGTCATATTAAATACATGTCTGTTAAGTGAGCACATATTTCAAATTGAAGGATGCGGGAAAGTTTCACCTTTTGCTATTCTGATTTACAtccaaattcatttttttacttCACTTTTACAGTTTGCTTACCTTTGGTTTACCTTATCTACGCTTTTTTGCCCCTTTGCTATATTTTCCAAGTAGCACAGGCTCACTATTTTTTTGTGACACCTTCTTctcaaattttgagaaaatttccAAATATGGAAGCTAGACCATTTTCACTCATACTTTTACTACTTTGGTTTTAAGCGTTTTCTCTTATCGTTTTCTGATCCTTCTTATGCTCCCTGCTCTCGCGCTGAGACTTAGCACCCAGTTGCAAAGTCTTGGAGTTGAGTTAGCAAATGTAAAAACTTCCCTAGTTCAGCTTTGCTCTTTGATTCTGCATGTGCACATCACTATATCACTGAGGCAGGCTGAAAAAGGATAAAGGTTGCGCCCGTTATCAGATCCAGTCCCCAATTCATCTCCCTGTCCTTATGTAGGGAATGTCTGAAACTGAAACCTGGTTGGTTGCCTTTATGAAAAAAAAGTCTCTTACAATTTCATTTTACACCTGAATTTGACATGGATTTGTAGCAGTGCTACACCTAGTTTGGAGTCTTGTGCAAAAAAGCTTTAAGCTATGTCTTCCGGAAGTGCTGCATTCTCTTTCTTCAAATATCCTTGTTTTAGTGAAAAATCTGTTTCTGCATTTCAGGGAatatatattcttgtttttgattctttaatCTTCTTTTGCTGAAATTTCTCTCCTCTTGTTATCAGAAGGAGCTTGTAACAGAGGCTCTTGAGGAACAGATACCGACTGAGATCACAGATACAAACATAGTTGCTGGATATGATGACTGCGTAGGGACAACAAGTTCAAGAGCTAATAAGCCGAACCAATCATGTCCTATCTCCATGAAGAGTGGCTCAACTTCAGGAAATCTCGTTCATGAATGGAACAATTCCGTCTCAAGAGATCGTCACACCGGCACACCTTGGGCTGCACAAGCGCAACAGACTGGTAGGAAAGGTGAAGAAATTGCTTACAAATACTTTGTTGCAAAATACGGGAAGAAGGCTCTGGT encodes the following:
- the LOC104755009 gene encoding uncharacterized protein LOC104755009 isoform X1 is translated as MQGTHDGSWYQRASANGEYVPQATPAFSNFSIHQPIRYNFQTQQQNLNFPHPQFGGNVEVIRIDNAVNKTRNSLIAAGENVSSTRVWQLVHSQLQADSLGMHMQDVPSLRQLMSLEGKIIAFIHCFVGARGIVTLYELEVAICRNEGVGCFDDLGLGPLLQHPLVSLYFPSFSGSTGLVRITSEEIFTFLDSYLNTYDIDDVKVDEFLNFVAVRKSVTSKEKLGVRIQNLRMYVSFIQDAKRQEGETLKILLTELHQKYRILSPKKQEQDKDYCGKHTSFDSLSSEDDDNAEEINVNSYERFSTCPYPSVAEEIKRLGSSSKKRKAESRIREKSDFHKLLRRDPSELRRGHAKQEIPKLADDSDAKQLFSLSEADFTQSEGALRLFVSTWKDTCKELSMSMFVEKVLSTYNLGGSEVQAHVKTAKVMSSFPFNGLLHVAKELVTEALEEQIPTEITDTNIVAGYDDCVGTTSSRANKPNQSCPISMKSGSTSGNLVHEWNNSVSRDRHTGTPWAAQAQQTGRKGEEIAYKYFVAKYGKKALVRWVNEQSETGLPYDLVIENRGGKKDYVEVKATVSTGKDYFNLTMNEWQFANEKGESYVIAHVLLGNSNAILTQHRNLVKLCQEGHLRLLILMPNQRNEVNVSC
- the LOC104755009 gene encoding uncharacterized protein LOC104755009 isoform X2; translation: MSLEGKIIAFIHCFVGARGIVTLYELEVAICRNEGVGCFDDLGLGPLLQHPLVSLYFPSFSGSTGLVRITSEEIFTFLDSYLNTYDIDDVKVDEFLNFVAVRKSVTSKEKLGVRIQNLRMYVSFIQDAKRQEGETLKILLTELHQKYRILSPKKQEQDKDYCGKHTSFDSLSSEDDDNAEEINVNSYERFSTCPYPSVAEEIKRLGSSSKKRKAESRIREKSDFHKLLRRDPSELRRGHAKQEIPKLADDSDAKQLFSLSEADFTQSEGALRLFVSTWKDTCKELSMSMFVEKVLSTYNLGGSEVQAHVKTAKVMSSFPFNGLLHVAKELVTEALEEQIPTEITDTNIVAGYDDCVGTTSSRANKPNQSCPISMKSGSTSGNLVHEWNNSVSRDRHTGTPWAAQAQQTGRKGEEIAYKYFVAKYGKKALVRWVNEQSETGLPYDLVIENRGGKKDYVEVKATVSTGKDYFNLTMNEWQFANEKGESYVIAHVLLGNSNAILTQHRNLVKLCQEGHLRLLILMPNQRNEVNVSC